A region from the Vicia villosa cultivar HV-30 ecotype Madison, WI unplaced genomic scaffold, Vvil1.0 ctg.003254F_1_1, whole genome shotgun sequence genome encodes:
- the LOC131640646 gene encoding F-box/LRR-repeat protein 4-like, with product MTKKKKKSSSRPLSPSALAMKKKKKRTCVKSSQQQQESLEREFYLPDECWEHIFTFLINPVHPIEVFTFLNDPILIDNDGINKSYFNSLSLVSKQFLSITNRIIFSTRIYHRQLPFLPSFFRRFSNLNSLDLWCGGSHHLDASIALTLRDRPTLKSLSIAGIDLKDANCVTSYYIDSFVSLKGLNSLKFWYSRISDDLLYSIAREGLPLKKFVLESCTGYSYSGIYGLLSKCHGIQHLGLQGVDFLNNHHVSQLSLFLPDLVSINLNECSKLTELALFAFIKNCHSLGEISMERIHTKIKNVENAYTLKDFDVNPQLKFLRFSDNSFINNEIMVLFASIFPNLQRLDLSYCYDISGKSICQVLSKCCKVRHLHLAGCKKMRRIKMNFVAPQLELLNLSGTSVDDKTLYDISKSCCGLLQLLIICCKHVTENGVMRVVEKCKQLKEICLGCCDKVNADALISMLSSNPSSEKVKCSSEIRLKF from the coding sequence atgacgaagaagaagaagaagagttctTCTCGACCACTATCGCCATCTGCCCTTGctatgaaaaagaagaagaagagaacttGTGTCAAATcttcacaacaacaacaagaatcaCTTGAACGTGAATTTTACTTACCAGATGAATGTTGGGAGCATATCTTCACATTCCTCATCAACCCCGTCCACCCGATTGAAGTCTTCACATTCCTCAACGACCCGATCCTCATCGACAATGACGGCATAAATAAAAGTTACTTTAATTCACTATCTCTAGTCTCAAAACAATTCCTCTCCATCACCAACCGTATCATATTCTCTACCAGAATTTATCATCGACAACTTCCTTTTCTCCCTAGTTTCTTTCGTAGATTCTCCAACCTTAATTCACTTGATCTCTGGTGCGGTGGCTCCCATCATCTCGATGCCAGCATTGCCTTGACTCTCCGTGACAGACCAACATTGAAATCTTTATCTATTGCCGGGATTGACTTAAAGGACGCAAACTGCGTTACTTCATATTACATTGATTCCTTCGTGAGTTTGAAGGGCTTGAATTCTCTTAAGTTCTGGTATTCGCGAATATCGGATGATTTGCTTTATTCTATTGCCAGAGAAGGTCTTCCTTTGAAGAAGTTTGTTCTTGAAAGTTGTACCGGTTATAGTTACAGTGGAATCTATGGTTTATTATCCAAATGTCATGGGATACAACATTTGGGTCTCCAAGGtgttgattttttaaataatcatcatGTTTCTCAGTTGTCTTTGTTTCTTCCTGATTTGGTATCTATAAACCTTAATGAATGTTCCAAACTCACAGAATTAGCTTTGTTTGCATTCATTAAGAATTGTCATTCACTTGGTGAGATATCAATGGAACGCATACATACTAAGATAAAGAATGTAGAAAATGCATatactttgaaagattttgatgtCAATCCTCAATTGAAGTTTCTACGTTTTTCTGACAATTCATTTATAAACAACGAAATCATGGTATTGTTTGCTTCTATTTTTCCCAATTTGCAAAGACTTGATTTGAGTTACTGCTATGACATATCTGGAAAAAGTATTTGTCAAGTTCTAAGTAAATGTTGTAAGGTTAGACATCTGCACTTGGCCGGTTGTAAAAAAATGAGACGAATTAAAATGAACTTTGTAGCTCCCCAACTAGAGTTGTTGAACTTGTCTGGTACAAGTGTTGATGACAAAACACTCTATGATATTTCAAAGAGTTGTTGTGGGCTTTTGCAACTATTAATAATATGTTGTAAACATGTCACAGAAAACGGAGTGATGCGTGTGGTTGAAAAATGCAAACAATTGAAAGAGATCTGTTTGGGATGTTGTGATAAAGTGAATGCTGATGCTCTTATTTCAATGCTTTCATCAAATCCTTCATCAGAAAAAGTTAAATGCTCCAGTGAAATTCGGCTGAAGTTTTGA